CAGACCAAGAGCTGCGTCGACGTGTCTGAGCTGATGGATCTTCTCAACGCCAGAGATTACGAGAAGTACTAGTTTTTTAGTGttatttctccccccccccccccccccccccgatcaaTTTTCATATTGTATTTTCATTATGAAACTCAGAAATGTTTTATATTAGGTTGGTCAGAAGTCTATGGTTATCTAATGACTTGTCTTTTTCAGGGAAGTGAAAAGCACCAAGGGGAAGGTCATTAGTGACAAGGACCTGGAGGCTCTGCTGGACCGCAGTGACCTTCTGGGTGAGTTACGCTGTGGGTTCGATTCACAACTACTGTTATCATGAATGACGTTGATCATATCTGCGTCACAATATACTAAAGTCCTCGGTCTTTGTCAGGATGCTTTACCACTGCAGAGCACCAGTGCCTCCCCCTGTAACATGGTCACCTGATGAAACCTTGCTTTTGTTTGGCctctgttgtattgtgtgtaatgAAACCATTTTGTCTCTTTCCAGACAAGGCCAAGAGGAGCTCCAAACAGAAGGTTGGAGTTTTCAAGGTGATCGAAGCCAAAGAATCATCGGAGATCAGCTTGACCTAAGTTTGAAAGGCGCAGATGTGATACTCCTAATGGCTAGAGCTGGATCCTAAGGGTCCACTGCTCTGCTGTTCGTTGTAGTACTGAACCAACTGAGACGGAAACCCGGGGACTTACTCAACCCATTCTCCTGAAACTACTGTTTATACTAAAGTTGATGTCTTTCTTTACTGCCTATGGTAAATGTTTATCTTTTGATTGTGGAGTTTGTCAAATGCTGTTTGTTATAGTGGAGACCGAATCATGTCTTCCAGAAGATAGTgttcatatacactgagtgtacaaaacttcaggaacaccttcctaatattgaattccgctcagaacagcttcaattcgtcagggcatggactctacaaggtgtcaagcgttccacacgaatgctggcccatgttgacgccaatgcttcccacagttgtcgggtggtggaccattttacttacacatgggaaactgttgtgtgaaacccagcagtgttgcaattCTTGACCCTCAAACCAGttcacctggcacctactaccatacataccctgttcaaaggcacttaaatcgtgtctttcccattcaccctctgaatggcacacatacacaatccatgtctcaatgtttaaaaatacttttaaaccgTTTTCCTTccttcatctaaactgattggagtggatttaacaagttacatcaataagtgatcattGCTTTCGTCTGGTcagtctcatggaaagagcatgttttgtatactcggtGTATAATGAAGTATTTTGCTTCTTGGACAAATCTCATAACTGCCATTATGCTATTTTTGCTGTGGATTGGGATGCTGGTTGGACCTTTACCCATTTTAGGTGCGACGATTAAATCACTTGAAGTAATCATTCATAAGCACCACTTGAATTGGAATCAATTACTTTTCATAATGCATGCTAAAGTAAATGCTGAACTCCTATATCTTGTTCGCTTAATGGGTTCATTGACACTGTATGTTGGAGCAAAACTCCAAGCACTTTACGCATGCTGAGACCATGTCCTTTTAATTGTTTTGTATGCAACTCGTGTTCTAAAAATAAACTACCACTTGAATGTTTAGTTATGATCATGTGAGTTCTATTTCTTAGAGTTACATAGTCTGTAAGCAGCACTGGTGAATGCACCTTTGTCTTTGAAAGGAGTAtcaatgttttcaaatgtattaataaaacaATGTTATATGTCGTGGTTGGGAAGCAATGTGAGCCACAAAGTTGACGTGAACAGTTCACATTGGGGTTATTCAGAGTAAAAAATAATTGGTAGGAAAGGCTCTGGCTCTTATAAGAGTACAGCAAAGTCATTACAAGCACCTGTCATTCAAAGATCAGTAATTGTTATACAGTGTTGAACTCTGTTGCACCTGCACAGGAGCAGCTAGTGAACACATCCTCCATTCTCTCCTAAAGCCTCTGATGTCAGTGTGCTCCGACCTGCACACGTACTACTGGGGTGTGGTCCGATCACACTAACCTGGCTGGTGCGTTTTCAACCTCTGCTCTGACTCTTGACTCGACCTAAAAAACTAGTACGGTATTGAGCTTCTTTATTCAACAATGGAATTAAGTTGATTTCTTCAGTGAGGACTATTTTGTGGTAGGGCAAATCTTGTTTTTAAAAAAAGGTGTTTGAGGTTAATTTTGTACAGTGTATTTTGACAGTGTGTTAACCTAGTCTGACCACTTTACCGGATCATTGTCATATGTGTGCCATAAGTTTTCAGTCTCACTAAACCATGGACCGTCTGAAGTTAGTTCTGCAGTATTTCCAGTCCAACTCCGAGTCCATATCAAATGGAATCTGTATTGTACTGGCCCTGATCAGTGTGAAGCTCTACACCAGCTTTGACTTCAACTGCCCCTGTATTCCACAATACAACAAACTCTACGCACTGGGGGTGATGTTTGTCCCGCCTTTAATATTCTTCTTCCTGGGAATCTTGGTCAATCGACACACAGGGGTCATGATGGACGAATGGTTGAGACCCATTGGGAAGAGAAGCAAAAATCCTGCCATTGTCAAGTGAGTTGTCAAGTGCTGCTGTCAAACCACCTCATGTTCCTGTGTTTACGACCACTACCATCACAGCTTTTCGTCCAAAAAACGACTACTACTTCCTGTAATTATTGTGATGTTATTCCTAACCCTCTGCAGGTACATGTTCTCTGCCATGATGCAGAGGGCTCTACTGGCGCCCATGGTGTGGATTCTGGTCACTCTGCTGGATGGGAAGATCTTCATCTGTGCTTTCAGCATGAGTGTAGACCCCAAGCCTTTCTCAGGTAACTATAGCCTGAAACACCTGTCAATCATAACCTTAACTCATAGCCCTGTAACTAACTCTGACTTTCACCCAAACCCTCACCCAGAGTCAAAATAGTGTAGTCTTGTCCACTATAATATTTGAACTTGGACTCAAACACAAACTTTAGTTGTACTCTATACTTTCACAGGCATGCCCAACAATACTGGCCTGGACCTGATCAAGCTCATGGCCAAGGTGCCCTGCAAGGAGGATATGATCTTCAGGAACAGCACATTTCGTAAAGCTGTTTCACGCTACGTGCGCTGCTACTCCCAAGTGAGTGCACTCCCATTTTTAAATACCTCTGAAACTCATGTCTTTACTTTGCGTATTTGAGTTGATGGGTTTAGTATTCAAAGGGATAAAAAAAATGTTGCTCCACTACTTAGGTAGGCTGGCTTTTGTTCGTTATTTGTACAGTCAAATCCCATTCCTAAACCGGGGTGTGTCAGAAACTATCACCCATGTCCTCCACTCTCCATTCGAGAATGCCAATGCTTTGTACTGTATTTCCTGACAGGCGATTGGTTGGtctatcctcctcttcttcattcTCTTGGGTGCGCTGGGCCGTCTCATCAAGCCCTGTTTCGACGACCACGCCACCAACCTCCAGACGCGCTACTGGAGCAACTACCTGGACATCGAGCAGAAGCTCTTCGATGAGACCTGCGTGCTTCACTGCCGCGATTTTGCCCGCAAGTGCGTTGTGCAGTTCTTCGAGGGCATGCGGGAAGACGCAGTACTCAGACTGCCTCTCTCACCCGAAGTCAGGTATAGGGGGGAAGAAGACATggtggatgaagaggaggagagactcCATGGGATCACCAAGCAGGAACAGATGGATCAACTGCTTCAAACATGGTTCCAGTGTAAGCCTGAGCTGGATGTCACTAGGATGGCCTACAGACCTAGGGTGTGTGTCACCTGGGAGGACCACAATGGACAAACCCTCTACTCAGATGTTtagatatatgtgtgtgtgtatgtgtgtgtgtgcaatagtATAAGTAGCTATAAGCTACAAACAATACATTCAACATGATTATGTCAAAAATACTTTTAGAGAGCAGACCTTAGAAATCTTGTTCCTCTGAATATTTGAATATGCTGGGATGTAGACTAGCTAGTTTTGCATAGTTCATTTTACATACTCcatgaatacaagacatgcaaaTTACAGATGGACTGACAAATAGTCCCTAGTGGTGCCTGATTCATCTAATCCCAACAAATAAGTAATTCAGAGGTTACTACTATGTAATTATAGTTTGAccatatatataattttttttgagTTCCCTGGTCATTTCTGTACCATAACATAAAGTGCCAATAAAATTATTATTGTATATTGTAATTTACTGTATATGTACTAAAGGATACATGGTTTTAGTTGCCTGCAGAAAGTATTCATAGCCCTTGAcgtattccatattttgttgtgttacagcctgaattcaaaattgattaaattgttcggttttttctcatccatctacacataataccccataataacaaagtcaaaacatgtttttaggatttaaaaaaaatgtattgaacatgaaatacagaaatatctaatttacataagtattcacacccctaagtcaatacatgttagaatcacctttggcaacgaACACATTGAGTTTTTCTGGGTAATTCTTGAAGAGCTTTAAACACCTGGATTCTTTaatctccctagtccttgccgatgacaagcatacccataacatgatgcaggcaccaccatgcttgaaaatataacaaggggtgctcagtgatgtgttggatttgccccaaacataacactgtattcaggacataaagttaatttctatGCCAcagtttttgcagttttactttagtgccttattgcaaacaggatgcatatttttgAATTTGTTTTATTATCTACAGGCTTCATTCTCACTCTGTCATTTCAGTtagttttgtggagtaactacaatgttgttgatccatcctcagttttctatcacagccattaaactctttaactgttttaaagttttaaagcttcatggtgaaattcctgagcagtttccttcctctctggcaactgagttaggaaggacacctgtataatATAGTGacagggtgtattgatacacattccaaagtgtaaataataacttcaccacgctcaatgggatattcagtgtcagatttatttgtatttttaccgatctaccaataggttcccttctttgccAGGCATTGCAAAAACTCtggcctttgtggttgaattagtgtttggtagtcattcaaaaatcacatgaaacactattattgcacaaagtgagtccatgcagCATATTATGTTTTACTCCTAGACTTATTTAGACATGTCATAACAATGGGCtgaatacttgactcaagacatttcagcttttcattttcgtttcaaaaaacataattcatctttgacattatgaggtattgtgtgtaggccagtggcacacaatctcaattgaatccatttatATTCAGTctgtgacacaacaaaatgtggaaaaaatcaatgggtgtgaatactttctgaaggcactgtatgtctatCCTAGACTAGACAATAGGGTCATTGTCTCTGGTTCAAGCCATGATCATATAGTGCTGGCTCTGAAATAATGAATTGAAACAAAGTCTCATGCAACAAAGACTACTGTGAACGCAGAGACTTCACACTGCATGTATACAGGGTGTGCTGGAAACCCTGTACTTATTAATGGAAGTTGGATCCTGTGCTGTGGTTTCCCCTATTTCATCTGTATGATATTAAATTATTCCTATAGGAATCAAAGCTTTGAAGTCTCAGGATGTTGTACTGTAGCAATGCTTGACTCAAAGCCTTCTTGGTTTggggttttctttttgtatttttaatgCAGTGCAGACATGGCTCCAGAGACCACTGCCACAAGCGAAAAGGCTGAGTCCAAAGCGCTTCTAGAATTCTTCATGCTTGATAACAGTGGATCATTTTACAAAACAACTTTTGGTCCAGGGACAAGGCTCTTGCCCCCCTCTCCCCTATACCATCTTATCTTCTCCCAGGGCAAGTGAGTGATCTGTGTCACATTTCAGTTCAGCTTGTCCCCATCCTAAGTTCGCCCTCTCCTTTTCTGAGCCCTTTTCTGTGGCCCTCTCTTTGTGATCCTGCTTTTTGCCTTAGATAATTACTTTTTGGTTATTTTACCATAACACAAGATTGAGAGACTACACCAATCAAATGATATGGATTGTTCAATCGTAGACATTTAGACTGCATGTGATAGGCTTCTTGACAGGGAGACAGTGTATTTGGAAACTTGTAGATGGCGTAAACTAGCTGCTGCTGTGTGCCTCTTGCATTCCTGGGTGTTTTGCCCAGGCTTAGCTAACCATGTTGTGTAAATCTGTGGCAAAGATGTCCTGAAGAGCAGCGTTTTGTGTGCCCATGTTTTTACAATCACTGATGTTGCTCAATCAAGGAGGCGCttgaaaaagtaaaaaaaaacatagatTATCTGTTATCCAACGGAAAGAAAAGTACATAAGGAATAAAGTCATTTTACATGTGGGCTCTGCATTATTTACTGCGGTTCATGGTCCATCGACGCAATGGGAACCCTATTCAACCACAAATTGACCTTTGGTAAGATATCAGAAAATACACAAtcccccacatcacaccctggcCTATATCAATTTCACAGGAGTGAGTCATGCCAGTGTGTGATgaggataaaaaagaaactgtGAAACAGTACTGTAACCCCAGGATGACTTGCCAGTTTTAGACTAGAAACCCCACACTAAGGAGCAGCCATTGGGCTGGTAAATATGCTCTTTGTTGAGTCAGCATGTGCAGGCTTTGGGCCCACATGCTGGGGGTGGAGAGAAATATGCCTGGGTTATCTGTGAGGTTATCAACGAGACTGCTAGCTGTAAACATATGGTAACGACCCATTAACCAATTTCCTCCATTGCGTCGCTGCGTCTGTTAGTTTAGCAAAAGGCTCCTCAACTCTGTTTTATTTTTGTCCCATAGTGTAGGAAGCTTTGTACTTTATTTTTAAAAGGCCTGTACATGTTCCTATAACCTTTGATACTTTATAGGGCTACTGTTCCTTTGCTTTACTGTTCCAAATAGAACCAAATGTCGTTAACACCAAGTTCCCCACCACCCTTCATTTGCAATGACTTTCATCAAAGCCTGATTGTTCAATCCTTTTTAAATTGTTATTCTCACTGTACCCTCAACCAAGAGAGCAACATGCAAGAAACGACTTGTCTGGGTTTTTGTTGTGGACACATCAAGGCCATCCCCCCTCATCATAAATCTAGAGGCTAAAGGCAAGCCTCCTCCATCGAGTCAACCTCGGTAAGGAGAGTCAAGCAGGCTTGAATTACTGGGGAGAGCGTTCATGTTGCGATGTGGTAGTCAAGATGTGAGCTGTAAATACACTGTAACCTATACATGGCAGTATTAGATAGGACTCCCTGCCAGTGTCTTACAGTGTGATTCAGGACGGTTGATCTTGGTGTACCCTGGT
This genomic stretch from Salvelinus namaycush isolate Seneca chromosome 4, SaNama_1.0, whole genome shotgun sequence harbors:
- the calhm3 gene encoding calcium homeostasis modulator protein 3; amino-acid sequence: MDRLKLVLQYFQSNSESISNGICIVLALISVKLYTSFDFNCPCIPQYNKLYALGVMFVPPLIFFFLGILVNRHTGVMMDEWLRPIGKRSKNPAIVKYMFSAMMQRALLAPMVWILVTLLDGKIFICAFSMSVDPKPFSGMPNNTGLDLIKLMAKVPCKEDMIFRNSTFRKAVSRYVRCYSQAIGWSILLFFILLGALGRLIKPCFDDHATNLQTRYWSNYLDIEQKLFDETCVLHCRDFARKCVVQFFEGMREDAVLRLPLSPEVRYRGEEDMVDEEEERLHGITKQEQMDQLLQTWFQCKPELDVTRMAYRPRVCVTWEDHNGQTLYSDV